The following coding sequences lie in one Cannabis sativa cultivar Pink pepper isolate KNU-18-1 chromosome 5, ASM2916894v1, whole genome shotgun sequence genomic window:
- the LOC133038545 gene encoding ATP synthase subunit delta, chloroplastic-like — protein MSALQQTPISFRSKLPPPITSIATTFPKTLSFSLTRSFPILHRNTGARMSASVASSYVLALADLAKSNNTLEATSADVEKIDKVFSDPSVFSFFMNPTIEEEKKRKMIDE, from the coding sequence ATGTCGGCACTACAGCAAACCCCAATCTCATTCCGCTCAAAACTCCCTCCACCAATCACCTCCATCGCCACAACCTTCCCCAAAACCCTCTCCTTCTCCCTCACACGCAGCTTCCCAATCCTCCACCGCAACACCGGAGCTAGAATGTCAGCTTCAGTAGCTTCAAGCTACGTCTTGGCTTTAGCTGACTTAGCCAAGTCGAACAACACACTCGAAGCCACCAGTGCTGACGTTGAGAAGATCGATAAGGTGTTCTCAGACCCTTCGGTGTTCAGTTTCTTCATGAATCCAACTATCGAAGAAGAGAAGAAGCGGAAAATGATTGACGAGTAA